A window of Terriglobales bacterium contains these coding sequences:
- a CDS encoding nucleoside deaminase encodes MTTKMSDLDFMKAAVAKTREGIEAGNSPFGATVVKNGEIVASAHNTVWPDTDPTAHAEVNAIRLAAKKLNTIDLSGCVMYTTCEPCPMCLSAIHWARIDRVVYGATIADAQGSGFNELRVDAKKLAEMGGSKLIVEKAASADSCRECAGLFQEWKSAAKCDTY; translated from the coding sequence GTGACAACGAAGATGTCCGACTTGGATTTCATGAAAGCCGCCGTCGCCAAGACACGCGAAGGCATTGAGGCCGGCAATTCCCCCTTTGGGGCCACGGTAGTAAAGAATGGCGAGATTGTGGCGAGCGCCCACAACACCGTCTGGCCCGACACCGACCCGACAGCCCACGCCGAAGTCAACGCCATTCGTTTGGCCGCGAAAAAGTTGAATACGATCGACCTCAGCGGATGCGTGATGTACACCACCTGCGAGCCCTGCCCGATGTGTCTGTCGGCCATTCACTGGGCGCGGATCGATCGTGTCGTATATGGCGCCACCATCGCCGACGCGCAAGGTTCCGGCTTCAATGAACTGAGAGTGGACGCAAAGAAACTCGCCGAAATGGGAGGCAGCAAGTTGATAGTGGAAAAGGCTGCGTCAGCGGACTCCTGCCGCGAATGCGCCGGGTTGTTTCAAGAATGGAAGAGCGCTGCCAAGTGCGACACCTACTAG
- a CDS encoding glycosyltransferase family 39 protein: MSSLLELVVVLAICGVFFFYGIGSFGLVGADEPRYAQIAREMLARGDWVSPVLNGTAWLEKPVLYYWGAMVSYSVFGVSDWAARVPTAFMTTLMTMAVYGLMRRFRQGSQVNTAIILASMAAIIGFARAASTDMPLTAMFTIAMLGWFAWYETRSSRFLSVFYFFLALATLAKGPVAVFLAGAILLIFLALRRDWKAVAKTLWVPGILLYLVVALPWFVLVQLANPQFFRVFILEHNLARYSTEVYRHTQPVWYFLPVLILGLLPWLVFAGASFARAVRKGIRERSSFELFFVIWAAFPVVFFSFSGSKLPGYILPAIPPFALLAGEYLWRKAVDTEDVPLWMKSLHALFISVLLGAALLTNYFVLKMKPVSTALWIAIIAGTVCFIAMLTVSYLKGIKVLRVATLLPIVLALVFILKFAAPSLDAMDSQRPVDLAVKATKAPVVAVYSARREVEYGLNFYRNQPIPNYSRGEIPTEAHLVVTPAGYHDRLQLMVPGRSVTEAGGFPPQKLAFYMVGAKE; encoded by the coding sequence ATGAGTTCCTTATTGGAACTGGTCGTGGTGCTCGCCATCTGTGGAGTGTTCTTTTTCTACGGGATCGGCAGCTTTGGACTGGTTGGCGCCGATGAACCCCGGTACGCGCAGATCGCGCGCGAGATGCTGGCGCGTGGCGACTGGGTGTCCCCGGTGTTGAACGGTACGGCATGGCTGGAAAAACCTGTCCTTTACTACTGGGGCGCCATGGTGTCGTACAGCGTCTTCGGCGTGAGCGATTGGGCGGCGCGGGTGCCCACGGCCTTCATGACAACGCTGATGACAATGGCCGTGTACGGATTGATGCGGCGATTCCGGCAGGGATCGCAGGTGAACACGGCGATTATCCTGGCGTCGATGGCGGCCATAATCGGGTTCGCGCGGGCGGCCTCCACTGACATGCCGCTCACGGCGATGTTCACCATCGCCATGCTGGGTTGGTTCGCTTGGTACGAAACACGGTCATCGCGATTCCTGTCGGTGTTCTACTTCTTTCTCGCCCTCGCGACATTGGCCAAAGGGCCGGTGGCGGTGTTCCTGGCGGGAGCAATCTTGCTGATCTTTCTGGCGCTGCGTCGAGATTGGAAGGCAGTCGCGAAGACGCTGTGGGTTCCGGGGATTCTGCTGTACCTGGTCGTGGCGCTGCCGTGGTTCGTGCTGGTGCAACTGGCGAATCCACAGTTCTTCCGCGTGTTCATTCTCGAGCACAACCTCGCGCGCTATAGCACGGAGGTCTACCGGCATACGCAACCGGTCTGGTACTTCCTGCCTGTGCTCATATTGGGTCTGTTGCCCTGGTTGGTGTTCGCAGGTGCGTCATTTGCACGGGCGGTTCGGAAAGGCATCCGTGAGCGTAGCAGCTTCGAACTGTTCTTTGTCATCTGGGCGGCGTTCCCGGTAGTCTTCTTTTCGTTTTCCGGGTCTAAACTTCCGGGCTACATTCTTCCGGCCATACCGCCGTTTGCGCTTCTTGCGGGTGAATACCTGTGGCGCAAGGCTGTTGATACCGAAGATGTGCCTCTGTGGATGAAATCCTTGCACGCGCTTTTTATCAGTGTATTGCTGGGCGCGGCGCTACTGACCAATTACTTTGTTTTGAAGATGAAGCCGGTATCGACCGCGTTATGGATCGCCATCATAGCCGGAACCGTCTGCTTCATCGCGATGCTGACGGTCTCGTATCTGAAGGGCATCAAGGTGTTGCGGGTCGCAACATTGTTGCCGATCGTGCTCGCATTGGTGTTCATCCTGAAGTTCGCGGCACCTTCTCTGGACGCAATGGATTCCCAGCGGCCCGTGGACCTCGCTGTGAAAGCGACAAAAGCACCGGTCGTAGCGGTGTATTCGGCTCGCCGGGAGGTGGAGTACGGACTGAACTTCTACCGAAACCAGCCGATCCCGAACTACAGCCGCGGGGAAATTCCGACCGAAGCCCACCTCGTGGTGACGCCTGCCGGTTACCACGACAGGCTTCAACTTATGGTGCCCGGACGTTCGGTGACCGAGGCGGGAGGGTTCCCGCCGCAAAAGCTGGCGTTTTACATGGTGGGCGCAAAGGAATAA
- a CDS encoding GNAT family N-acetyltransferase: MEIIDLRHFTSSDLRPLLEEETQAWANLLSWDYSSSADMILRYVDARILPGYAAVERGRLHGYSFFVYEQNKGVIGDLFVAEESLRKGGDHEIEKRLITHVCETLEQSPGVHRIEAQLLLHQTGSVSEPFEEQGFRRFPRLFMTLPLKNGNGKGSVPKVPKGFELRRWTEQDYHTAASLITECYRGHIDSEVNDQYRNTQGALRFLNNIVRFPGCGFFDNSASMVAVESATGKVVGVILCSRVRGDVGHVTQVCILPEYRGHHLGWALMEATAYDLRKRNFQMLSLTVTEANEGAVELYKRLGFGITRVFDAFVWEG; the protein is encoded by the coding sequence GTGGAGATTATCGACCTCAGGCATTTCACGTCTTCGGACCTGCGTCCGCTCCTGGAAGAGGAAACGCAGGCGTGGGCCAATCTGTTGTCGTGGGACTACTCGTCTTCGGCCGACATGATTCTCCGCTACGTGGATGCCCGCATCCTGCCCGGCTACGCCGCCGTCGAACGTGGACGCCTGCACGGATATTCGTTCTTCGTGTACGAGCAAAACAAAGGGGTAATCGGGGATTTATTCGTCGCCGAGGAAAGCCTTCGGAAAGGCGGCGACCACGAGATCGAAAAACGCCTCATCACGCATGTATGCGAGACGCTGGAGCAGTCGCCCGGGGTGCACCGCATCGAAGCTCAGCTTCTGCTGCATCAGACAGGCAGCGTATCGGAACCATTTGAAGAGCAGGGCTTCCGCCGGTTCCCCCGCCTTTTCATGACGCTTCCTCTGAAGAACGGCAACGGAAAGGGCAGCGTCCCCAAGGTGCCCAAGGGCTTCGAGTTGCGGCGCTGGACTGAGCAGGACTATCACACCGCTGCCTCGTTGATCACGGAGTGCTATCGAGGACATATCGACTCCGAGGTCAACGACCAGTATCGAAACACGCAAGGTGCACTCCGATTTCTGAACAACATCGTGCGCTTTCCCGGCTGCGGCTTCTTCGATAACTCCGCGTCCATGGTGGCAGTCGAAAGCGCTACAGGAAAGGTGGTGGGCGTCATTCTGTGCTCAAGAGTCCGGGGCGACGTGGGCCATGTTACGCAGGTCTGCATCCTGCCGGAATATCGGGGGCATCACCTTGGATGGGCACTGATGGAAGCCACCGCCTACGACCTGCGCAAACGCAATTTCCAGATGCTTTCGCTGACGGTGACTGAAGCGAATGAAGGCGCAGTGGAGTTGTATAAAAGACTTGGCTTCGGCATCACCCGGGTCTTCGATGCATTTGTGTGGGAAGGCTGA
- a CDS encoding helix-turn-helix transcriptional regulator: protein MKMNLTATFDYNSSQSESEHLGKSSRWVLIGPGNRLRMVREQLGFTLRDVEMSSQRLAEKYKNEEFIIPLSRLSDIETKGHVPSLFRLYTLAVLYRVDVEELLGWYGIDLDQIQADQKFSEPRRTHRVEPPKALNTIEIPVKLDPGLDLRKTGNLGRMIEQWGTVPIAKLQALSNGDFTYGYIGTEDFMMYPLLMPGSFIQVDESRNVVADGVWRSEYERPIYFVETRDGYFCCWCSVKGEVIILQPHPLSPSSVRLMRFPQEAEVIGQVVGFAMRLDRFSPPTKLPETKAQSKLNSGAG, encoded by the coding sequence ATGAAAATGAATCTAACGGCCACATTTGACTATAATTCTTCGCAATCTGAATCAGAGCACTTGGGCAAGAGTTCGAGGTGGGTGTTGATCGGTCCCGGCAATCGGCTACGCATGGTGCGCGAGCAACTCGGCTTCACGCTTCGCGACGTGGAGATGAGCAGTCAGCGCCTTGCAGAGAAGTATAAGAACGAAGAATTCATCATTCCACTCAGCCGGCTCTCCGACATCGAAACCAAGGGACATGTGCCGAGTCTCTTCCGTTTGTACACCCTGGCAGTTCTGTACCGGGTTGATGTCGAAGAACTACTAGGCTGGTACGGGATCGACCTGGACCAGATTCAGGCAGATCAGAAGTTCTCAGAACCGCGCCGGACGCACAGGGTCGAACCTCCCAAAGCACTCAACACGATCGAAATTCCGGTGAAGCTTGATCCCGGATTGGACCTTCGCAAGACCGGAAACCTGGGCCGGATGATCGAGCAGTGGGGCACGGTGCCAATCGCCAAATTACAGGCGCTCTCAAACGGGGATTTCACCTACGGGTATATCGGTACCGAAGACTTCATGATGTATCCGCTGCTGATGCCGGGATCTTTCATCCAGGTGGATGAATCCAGGAACGTTGTGGCCGATGGCGTATGGCGCTCGGAGTATGAGCGCCCCATTTATTTCGTCGAAACCCGTGACGGCTACTTCTGTTGCTGGTGCAGCGTGAAGGGCGAGGTCATCATACTTCAGCCGCATCCGCTTTCACCGTCATCTGTGCGCCTGATGCGGTTCCCACAGGAAGCGGAGGTAATTGGGCAGGTGGTCGGGTTCGCTATGCGGCTTGACCGGTTTTCGCCCCCCACGAAGCTGCCAGAAACGAAAGCCCAGTCAAAATTGAACTCAGGTGCAGGGTAG